A stretch of the Sphingobacterium thalpophilum genome encodes the following:
- a CDS encoding DUF3244 domain-containing protein translates to MKVVFALLLSTIAFFPCKALNNTQDDHIGIQAEKKKQEIDCTGHLPPSSPNRKGGEALKAFLIDNGVLIEYYSNVGIVDIVIEAEDGTIVRSYSSCSMGGDTTISTIGLTTGSYILKMSNTNGFLTGKFYL, encoded by the coding sequence ATGAAAGTAGTATTTGCTTTATTATTAAGCACCATTGCATTTTTTCCTTGCAAGGCGCTTAATAATACTCAAGATGATCACATTGGCATACAAGCTGAAAAAAAGAAGCAGGAGATTGATTGCACGGGGCACCTTCCTCCAAGCAGCCCAAATAGAAAAGGAGGAGAGGCTCTTAAAGCATTTTTAATTGATAACGGCGTATTGATTGAGTATTATTCTAATGTTGGAATAGTAGATATCGTAATCGAAGCAGAGGACGGCACAATAGTTCGCAGTTATTCTTCGTGTAGCATGGGCGGTGATACCACTATCTCAACTATTGGACTAACCACAGGTAGTTATATCCTAAAAATGAGTAATACAAATGGTTTCCTTACAGGAAAGTTCTATTTATAA
- a CDS encoding DUF5686 family protein has protein sequence MSALLAFLYDGKVTAQEFIRGKVVDAQTGKGISRVSINWLGEDDGGISDTLGYFKITDKKQYRQLVFSAVAYERRTVDVRRLRDSLVVIQLTAKDNTLEEVVINRKNSKPKDPAIALIEKVIAHRPQNHYSRIPEVRFDEYEKTQFGFVDPEDKAKKFPKKFRFLFENVDSTAFRGVTISPFYLEENYANVYSSHDPNRRKKIVTSHSQTELNPRFFNNDNWQTRFQAILRDVDLYENTIQVTNKGILSPIATGATAFYKYRILDTVQIGEKDYIELHFEGKSTIDLLFYGKLLISDDTRYAVHEATLNIGRSANINWINDVQIDLGYEEFRNGSMIPIRSDLRMLFGGNKTDVLYGRRETQYLRYRTDSINDENFAGVPVEKRYLLQSATNIPIGQVRPGPLSEAELGAYKKVDSIQQMRTFNQLVALGYLLGKGYFNLGKFELGPLEYLYSRNNYEGNRFRLSGRTTRLFSEKAYIEAYTAYGDKDKELKYYLSSAFTLNGERIVQFPANYLRFSIQHDVMEPGRNLGFLKGDGFFRSFGRNRPNKWQFNDIYRVDHLIEFGNHVSIGTAFTHTRRQPKGDLVYANSLPNPDTIRRVITNDLQFILRWAPNEEFTYHNLDRGRVDNTYPVFTLQYNRGLKGFLGADYNYDALRFSVYKRLFLSPAGQADFEFSGGRIWGKHLPYTLLELPEVTKDKSGPLVNFDLMATSEFVSDQFLKLTYYHNWNGFFFNRIPLLKRLKWREVTGFKAFYGKLSDVNNPFVTPENVQFEPDKNGIVQTKLDRKNPYIEGLIGVDNILKLLRLEYKKRLSYKGGEGVPSDTFTASLHFNF, from the coding sequence TTGAGTGCACTGTTGGCCTTTCTCTATGATGGAAAGGTGACAGCACAAGAATTTATCCGCGGGAAGGTTGTGGACGCACAGACCGGTAAAGGTATTTCCAGAGTATCCATCAACTGGCTGGGAGAGGACGATGGGGGGATTAGCGATACGCTCGGCTATTTTAAAATAACGGACAAGAAACAGTATCGCCAGCTCGTCTTTAGTGCGGTCGCTTACGAACGTAGGACAGTCGATGTACGTCGTCTACGGGATTCATTGGTGGTTATTCAGCTAACGGCGAAGGACAATACGCTGGAGGAAGTGGTGATCAACAGAAAAAACAGTAAGCCAAAGGATCCCGCCATTGCATTGATTGAAAAAGTGATTGCCCACCGGCCACAAAATCACTACAGCCGTATCCCCGAAGTGCGTTTTGATGAATATGAAAAGACACAGTTTGGCTTTGTAGATCCTGAAGATAAAGCGAAGAAGTTTCCGAAAAAATTTAGATTTCTGTTTGAGAATGTCGATTCTACAGCTTTCAGAGGAGTGACAATTTCTCCTTTCTACCTGGAAGAGAATTATGCAAATGTATACTCCTCACATGATCCAAACCGGAGAAAAAAAATTGTGACCAGTCATAGTCAGACGGAATTGAATCCGAGATTTTTCAATAACGATAACTGGCAGACCCGTTTTCAGGCCATACTTCGGGATGTTGACCTCTACGAGAACACGATACAGGTGACCAACAAGGGCATATTGAGTCCGATTGCTACAGGTGCTACTGCATTTTATAAATATCGGATTCTGGATACCGTCCAGATTGGGGAAAAAGACTATATTGAGCTGCATTTTGAAGGCAAGTCAACTATCGACCTGTTGTTTTATGGCAAGCTGCTGATATCGGACGATACCCGCTACGCGGTACATGAGGCAACATTGAATATCGGGCGCTCGGCAAATATCAACTGGATCAATGATGTGCAGATCGATCTGGGCTATGAAGAGTTCAGAAACGGTAGCATGATCCCTATACGTTCTGATTTGAGGATGTTATTTGGTGGCAATAAGACCGATGTGTTATATGGCCGAAGAGAGACGCAATATTTAAGATACCGCACGGATTCAATTAATGATGAAAACTTTGCAGGGGTTCCCGTGGAGAAACGGTATTTATTGCAATCTGCGACCAATATTCCGATAGGGCAGGTACGGCCGGGGCCGTTGAGTGAAGCTGAGCTGGGGGCGTATAAAAAAGTTGATTCAATTCAACAAATGCGCACGTTCAATCAGCTGGTCGCTTTGGGCTATCTCCTCGGCAAGGGCTATTTTAATCTTGGAAAGTTTGAATTGGGGCCGCTGGAGTATCTGTATAGCCGGAATAACTACGAAGGTAACCGTTTCCGTTTAAGTGGACGTACCACACGCTTATTTTCCGAAAAAGCCTATATAGAAGCCTATACTGCCTACGGCGATAAAGATAAGGAGCTAAAGTATTATTTAAGCAGTGCGTTTACGTTAAATGGTGAACGTATCGTACAATTTCCCGCAAACTATTTACGTTTTTCCATCCAGCATGACGTCATGGAACCGGGGCGAAACCTGGGGTTCTTGAAAGGAGATGGATTTTTTCGGTCTTTTGGCCGGAACAGACCCAATAAATGGCAATTTAATGATATCTACCGAGTTGACCATCTGATTGAATTTGGTAATCATGTCAGCATAGGAACAGCATTTACCCATACGCGAAGACAACCTAAAGGTGATCTGGTCTATGCGAACAGCCTACCTAATCCAGATACCATCCGCAGGGTCATCACCAATGATCTGCAGTTTATACTGCGCTGGGCACCAAATGAGGAATTTACGTACCACAATCTGGACCGGGGCCGCGTGGATAACACATATCCCGTTTTTACATTGCAATATAACCGAGGCCTGAAAGGTTTTTTGGGAGCGGATTATAATTACGATGCATTGCGGTTCAGCGTGTATAAAAGACTGTTTTTATCACCGGCAGGACAGGCTGATTTTGAATTTTCAGGGGGTAGAATCTGGGGGAAACACCTCCCATACACCTTGCTGGAGCTCCCGGAGGTGACAAAAGATAAATCGGGGCCACTGGTCAACTTCGACCTGATGGCAACGTCTGAATTTGTATCGGATCAATTTCTGAAGCTTACCTATTACCACAACTGGAATGGCTTTTTCTTCAACCGAATCCCACTGTTAAAACGCTTGAAATGGCGTGAAGTTACCGGTTTTAAGGCTTTTTATGGCAAGTTGAGCGATGTCAACAATCCCTTTGTGACGCCTGAAAATGTGCAGTTCGAACCAGATAAAAATGGAATTGTCCAAACGAAGCTGGATCGTAAAAATCCATATATCGAAGGCCTGATCGGCGTTGATAATATCCTAAAATTGCTTAGATTAGAGTATAAAAAAAGACTAAGCTATAAAGGGGGAGAAGGAGTTCCTTCAGATACTTTCACAGCGTCTTTACATTTTAACTTTTAG
- a CDS encoding tetratricopeptide repeat protein — protein sequence MKLKVVVFLLSLYVIFLFSCRSKSHPMNLLLEARNLAESSPQEAMRLIDSISDPASNLDKEEYMSYLVTRVQVYYKNFRDISDDTLIFKARDYYDCKKTDVGNLRFLAHFYSGSVFRDQKNYFKTVEEYKRALSIAKSQDNQIHQAFVLYNLGDLYFEKRTYDISLAYYKDASIKYKNDKPKQALSLQAAGQSFLLKGEIDSALLYFDKALMLIRQAQNKLEEAKCLQNISVALFEKGDFLRSISFLYTARQIDPDSTAEGRYQLNLARTYKAAKILDSAEFYSGKLKNSIKGDSDTNFKAAASKFLAENYIDKKNYRLAIHYMQLKDSLMLQIIRNTNVQELANAERRFDLETKKSQLANEKTRNYRLGLILTLSFLIILIIGLIVLYLSLKQRRQKEENIRQKEENVKLQQQSERNECLIQVYRNHIGNTATFKSQINNLIVKYSRKDIKDPRIGFEKIRETVEDMEVNIHSGYTSFITNYLKSLDLLQGFEVAQLKLEEQLLITLLHANFEHAEIAGLLQIKSHALTTRKSRLKSKLQLIGLLDSQISEIFEPNK from the coding sequence ATGAAGTTAAAGGTTGTTGTTTTTTTACTATCGTTATATGTGATATTTTTATTTTCTTGTCGATCTAAGAGCCATCCAATGAATTTACTTTTGGAGGCTAGAAATCTTGCTGAAAGTTCTCCCCAAGAGGCTATGAGACTAATAGATTCAATATCAGATCCTGCAAGTAATTTGGATAAGGAAGAATATATGTCTTATCTAGTGACTCGTGTCCAAGTTTATTATAAAAATTTTCGTGATATTTCCGATGATACGCTTATTTTCAAAGCGCGAGACTATTATGATTGTAAAAAAACAGATGTTGGAAATTTACGCTTTCTAGCTCACTTCTACAGTGGTAGCGTGTTCCGTGATCAAAAAAATTACTTTAAAACTGTCGAAGAATATAAGCGAGCTCTTTCCATTGCTAAAAGTCAAGATAATCAAATTCACCAAGCGTTTGTGTTATATAATTTAGGTGATCTTTACTTCGAAAAACGAACCTATGATATTTCTTTAGCATATTATAAGGACGCATCTATAAAATATAAAAATGACAAACCAAAGCAAGCACTTTCTTTGCAGGCAGCTGGGCAATCATTTCTGTTGAAAGGGGAAATAGATTCCGCTTTACTGTATTTTGATAAAGCACTAATGCTAATTAGACAAGCCCAGAATAAACTGGAAGAGGCAAAATGCTTACAGAATATTTCAGTGGCTCTATTTGAAAAGGGAGACTTCTTAAGATCCATTAGTTTTCTATATACCGCTAGACAGATTGATCCGGATTCCACTGCCGAAGGACGTTATCAGCTTAATTTAGCACGAACCTATAAAGCTGCGAAAATTTTAGATTCCGCAGAATTTTATAGTGGGAAGCTGAAAAATTCAATCAAAGGAGATTCAGACACAAATTTTAAAGCTGCTGCAAGTAAATTCCTTGCAGAGAACTATATTGATAAAAAAAATTATCGATTAGCTATACACTATATGCAACTAAAGGATAGTTTAATGTTGCAAATAATAAGGAATACAAATGTTCAAGAACTAGCCAATGCCGAACGTAGGTTTGATCTAGAGACAAAAAAATCACAATTAGCAAATGAAAAAACTAGAAACTACAGACTTGGACTGATCCTGACATTGAGTTTTCTAATTATTTTGATCATTGGTTTAATTGTTCTGTATTTGTCCCTCAAACAGAGACGACAGAAAGAAGAAAATATACGCCAAAAGGAAGAGAATGTCAAATTGCAACAGCAATCTGAAAGGAATGAATGCCTAATTCAAGTTTACAGAAATCATATTGGGAACACAGCGACATTTAAATCTCAGATTAATAATCTTATAGTGAAATACTCACGTAAAGATATTAAGGATCCTAGAATTGGCTTTGAAAAAATAAGAGAAACTGTCGAAGATATGGAGGTAAATATTCATTCAGGTTATACCTCATTTATCACCAATTATCTCAAATCGTTAGACTTATTACAAGGATTCGAAGTTGCCCAATTAAAACTAGAAGAGCAATTATTGATTACCCTATTACATGCTAATTTTGAGCACGCAGAAATAGCTGGATTGCTCCAGATTAAAAGTCACGCGCTTACAACCCGAAAATCACGTTTGAAATCAAAGCTACAACTTATTGGACTTTTAGACTCACAAATATCCGAGATATTTGAGCCGAACAAGTAA
- a CDS encoding enoyl-CoA hydratase/isomerase family protein, translating into MMQYSNIKYEVKDSIGYIIIDREPQMNALNQHTLDELQDIFNHFNADSQVRGIILTGAGHKAFVAGADIKEFTDLSVLQARSLSERGHILFSDHIEGAPKPVIAAINGYALGGGLELALACHMRIAVEHARMGLPEVSLGLIPGYGGTQRLPRLIGKGAAMQMILTGDMIDAQKAYELGMINEVVPQERLIRRAEEILQKIFTRSRVAVAHAIDAINAATDKKRDGNKIEMDAFGHLFGTADFKEGVAAFLEKRAPKFPL; encoded by the coding sequence ATGATGCAATATTCGAATATAAAGTATGAGGTCAAAGATAGTATCGGTTATATCATCATTGACCGTGAACCGCAAATGAATGCACTTAATCAGCATACTCTGGATGAATTGCAGGATATCTTTAATCATTTCAATGCCGACAGTCAAGTGCGGGGTATTATCTTAACGGGCGCTGGTCATAAGGCATTTGTCGCGGGTGCAGATATTAAAGAATTTACGGATTTGTCGGTGTTACAGGCACGTTCACTGAGTGAGCGGGGACATATTTTATTTTCGGACCACATCGAAGGCGCGCCAAAGCCAGTGATTGCTGCGATCAATGGTTATGCGTTGGGAGGCGGACTTGAACTGGCGCTAGCCTGCCATATGCGTATTGCTGTAGAACATGCCCGGATGGGGCTGCCGGAGGTTTCCTTGGGGCTGATTCCGGGGTATGGCGGCACACAGCGCCTTCCTCGGCTTATTGGAAAGGGAGCTGCCATGCAAATGATTTTAACTGGCGATATGATTGATGCCCAGAAAGCCTATGAACTTGGGATGATCAATGAAGTGGTACCTCAGGAGAGGCTGATCCGCCGGGCAGAGGAAATCCTGCAGAAGATATTTACACGGTCACGTGTTGCTGTAGCACATGCCATCGACGCCATTAATGCTGCAACGGATAAAAAACGGGACGGCAATAAGATTGAAATGGATGCGTTCGGTCACCTTTTTGGAACAGCAGATTTCAAAGAGGGGGTAGCAGCTTTTCTTGAAAAAAGAGCACCGAAATTTCCGCTATAG
- a CDS encoding HlyD family efflux transporter periplasmic adaptor subunit, whose product MKKSNLMQEDLHSEDLQEIIAKPPSWLLKWGISLILGTVILILGLSMFIRFPEMVTSSLKFNSINAPKVVMSRNNGTLVKILVKDGDWVKPGTELAYLESTADHSQVTMLIERLQNLKRKETDNYNLETLVAPNKLSLGELQGGYQNFYLAYLNYRAASDDGIYQKRKGVLEQERINLARQYEKVSQSFKLQHQQLKLAEEEFEKYQLLAQKKIISPSELSQKESLLLAKRQTIPQMENNLIAYEGNILSKKRELSDLSNQINEERKKFVQALNSFLSEAETWKRQYILTSPVNGKLIYGSFIQENQPVKVDQPLFYVNPNNDQYYGELLLPQVVSAKVKNGQKVLIKVRSYPYQDYGYLNGKIDYISDIPMQDSVFFAKVSLIRSLKDSLIILKPGIYGDAEIITEDKSIFKRIWDNLTKNLQFNT is encoded by the coding sequence ATGAAAAAATCTAATTTGATGCAGGAAGATCTTCATTCGGAAGATTTACAGGAAATTATTGCTAAACCACCATCTTGGTTATTGAAATGGGGGATTTCTTTAATATTAGGAACGGTGATATTGATCTTGGGACTATCCATGTTTATAAGATTTCCAGAAATGGTGACGAGTTCTTTGAAATTTAATAGTATAAATGCCCCGAAAGTTGTAATGAGTCGAAATAACGGCACCCTTGTCAAAATACTGGTCAAGGATGGGGATTGGGTAAAACCAGGTACCGAACTAGCCTATCTAGAAAGTACTGCAGATCATAGTCAAGTGACAATGCTAATCGAACGACTACAAAATTTGAAGAGAAAAGAAACCGATAATTATAACTTAGAAACTCTAGTTGCTCCAAATAAATTAAGCCTGGGAGAATTACAAGGAGGGTACCAGAATTTCTATCTTGCTTATTTGAATTATAGAGCTGCAAGCGATGACGGAATCTATCAAAAACGAAAAGGAGTTTTAGAGCAGGAAAGAATTAATTTAGCGAGACAATATGAAAAAGTATCGCAATCTTTTAAGCTGCAGCATCAACAACTAAAACTTGCTGAAGAAGAATTCGAAAAATATCAGCTGCTCGCTCAAAAGAAAATTATTAGCCCTTCTGAACTCAGTCAAAAAGAGTCTCTACTACTAGCAAAAAGACAAACTATTCCACAGATGGAAAATAATTTGATTGCTTATGAAGGTAATATACTTTCTAAAAAAAGAGAGCTATCAGATCTTAGCAATCAAATCAATGAGGAGCGCAAAAAATTTGTACAAGCACTAAATAGCTTTTTAAGCGAAGCTGAAACTTGGAAACGGCAGTATATATTAACGAGTCCCGTCAATGGGAAGCTCATATATGGATCCTTTATACAAGAGAACCAGCCGGTCAAGGTGGATCAGCCACTTTTTTATGTCAATCCAAATAATGACCAGTATTATGGAGAACTTCTGCTTCCTCAAGTGGTATCTGCAAAAGTTAAAAATGGACAAAAAGTATTGATCAAAGTTCGTAGTTACCCCTATCAGGATTACGGCTATTTAAATGGAAAAATAGATTATATTTCGGATATACCAATGCAGGACAGTGTTTTCTTTGCGAAAGTGTCACTAATTCGCTCATTGAAGGATTCATTGATTATTTTAAAGCCTGGAATATATGGTGATGCAGAAATTATTACTGAGGACAAATCAATTTTTAAAAGAATATGGGATAATTTAACAAAAAATCTACAGTTTAATACTTAG
- a CDS encoding MAC/perforin domain-containing protein, which translates to MKKYFIYIALLSLIVSCKQNDLFNDTIRQEHTEDIILQARSSKLPGVLSRSTKKKSTNQFNTQNSTTLPIDEYSGRGYTVGNGILGSVDNVRRQILDFNKLQTNGLIVKDPIKKTNIESFAFSDFQRYASWTNITKKVSAGFSLNLGLFSLGAKRTTTEKFSNNTMETSRSVSGQLNIEVRDAMYRMDLSPSSMRRIASGYMDSWFLDDLYNSTIVDVLNTYGPFVITGYYSGGRASATYYGTHKFSVDSTNKEKDMQTDITASYKWGGKGDTTNSVSANFGFGRNTGNGSSFQSNIESASYIIETTGGAYDFQVRTPPTEIKNSNIDLSQWLSSLNNVSNHAFSGLADQGLNPISDFMLEANFKRRLQDTHLGYFNTNTFVEPFIEIVKVLVRTTGSGERLYDIAAVLNTRQGDKIILGKGASATATDADLRANNTSSIFAAKSQAIANEKMNFYQCLIKSNENTIILPFLRIPLSINIANISESRMLKFYNTESDMWYIYDPVGLTAYSFYLDDYILEVYGMKDWFDTLQEKAISMTNLYQRYTIIGL; encoded by the coding sequence ATGAAAAAATACTTCATCTATATTGCTTTGCTTTCGCTTATCGTTTCCTGTAAGCAAAATGATCTTTTCAACGATACTATCAGACAGGAACACACTGAGGATATCATACTTCAGGCGAGGAGCTCCAAACTCCCGGGAGTGTTGTCTAGGTCAACTAAAAAGAAGAGCACAAATCAGTTCAATACGCAAAATTCTACCACATTACCAATAGATGAATATTCGGGACGTGGTTACACAGTAGGGAATGGTATTCTAGGAAGCGTTGATAATGTCAGAAGACAAATTCTTGATTTTAATAAACTTCAGACAAACGGATTAATAGTAAAAGACCCCATTAAGAAAACCAATATTGAATCTTTTGCATTCTCTGATTTTCAGCGATATGCTAGTTGGACTAACATTACAAAAAAAGTATCTGCTGGATTTAGCCTCAATTTGGGGTTATTCAGCTTAGGCGCCAAGAGAACCACAACAGAGAAATTCTCGAATAATACGATGGAAACGTCACGCAGTGTAAGTGGGCAATTAAACATCGAAGTCCGAGATGCGATGTATCGAATGGATTTATCCCCGAGTAGCATGAGGAGAATCGCGTCAGGATATATGGACAGTTGGTTTTTGGATGATCTTTACAATTCTACGATTGTTGATGTTTTAAATACTTATGGTCCATTTGTAATTACAGGATATTACTCTGGAGGGAGAGCGAGTGCTACATACTATGGGACTCATAAATTTAGCGTCGACTCTACAAATAAGGAAAAAGATATGCAAACTGATATTACCGCATCTTACAAATGGGGAGGAAAGGGCGATACCACCAACTCTGTAAGTGCCAATTTCGGTTTTGGAAGAAATACAGGCAACGGTAGTTCATTTCAGTCGAACATTGAGTCGGCATCTTATATTATTGAGACAACTGGTGGAGCTTATGACTTTCAGGTTCGGACACCGCCAACGGAAATAAAAAACTCTAATATTGATCTTTCTCAATGGCTTTCTTCTCTGAACAATGTAAGTAATCATGCGTTCTCTGGACTAGCGGATCAGGGACTTAATCCTATTTCTGATTTTATGTTAGAAGCCAATTTTAAAAGAAGGCTGCAGGATACCCATTTAGGATATTTTAACACTAATACATTTGTTGAGCCGTTCATAGAAATTGTAAAAGTTTTGGTGAGAACAACAGGATCGGGGGAACGCCTCTATGATATTGCCGCTGTTTTAAATACAAGGCAAGGAGATAAGATTATTTTAGGAAAAGGAGCTTCAGCCACTGCTACGGACGCTGATTTAAGGGCCAATAATACCTCCTCCATTTTTGCGGCCAAAAGTCAAGCAATCGCAAATGAAAAAATGAATTTCTATCAATGTTTGATTAAGTCGAACGAAAACACAATAATCCTACCTTTTTTACGGATTCCACTTAGTATCAATATTGCTAATATTAGCGAAAGTCGAATGCTTAAATTTTATAACACAGAATCGGATATGTGGTATATTTATGATCCAGTGGGTTTAACTGCATATTCTTTCTATTTGGACGACTATATACTGGAAGTCTATGGAATGAAGGATTGGTTCGATACCTTACAGGAAAAGGCTATTTCCATGACGAATCTCTATCAACGATACACAATAATTGGTTTGTAA
- a CDS encoding NADH-quinone oxidoreductase subunit N, protein MGAIITLSILALVVLYLGLFKAKAMLLPVSILGFLVAIGFLFNDWSSDKGPLYSGMVHFDHYAIAFSVLCIAVTLGVFVISKGYFDESGQVAEYYSLLIFSLTGAVLVSSYHNFSMLFLGVEIMSVALYILVGIRKKDPASNEAALKYFLMGAFSTGFLLFGIALLYGATGSFDLSEIKAYVVNNPQAVSPLFYGGILLLIIGLTFKVGAAPFHFWTPDVYDGAPILITSYMSTVVKVASFAGLLRLFSYSLLPLQDFWTPIFLIIAIITLFVGNISALMQSSFKRMLAYSSISHAGYMLFAIIAIGATSASSVFAYGLAYSLATIVAFTGLILVKKTTGSEHFEAFNGLGKRNPMLALAITVAMLSLAGIPLTAGFIGKFMMFSGVMEDYHIVLLVLAVINAAIAVYYYLKVVVAMYFRDSDESCVNVQWNYSVVLLLAVGLTILIGVYPDCLLTLI, encoded by the coding sequence ATGGGAGCTATAATTACACTTTCAATACTGGCTTTAGTCGTTCTTTATCTTGGCTTGTTTAAAGCGAAAGCAATGCTATTGCCGGTTTCTATTCTTGGTTTTCTGGTTGCTATCGGTTTTTTATTTAATGACTGGTCGTCAGACAAGGGGCCCCTTTATAGTGGAATGGTTCATTTTGATCATTACGCTATTGCTTTTTCGGTTTTGTGCATCGCCGTTACTCTTGGTGTATTCGTCATCTCAAAGGGGTATTTCGATGAAAGCGGCCAGGTTGCCGAATATTATTCACTATTGATTTTTTCATTGACAGGGGCCGTATTGGTCAGTAGTTACCACAATTTTTCAATGCTCTTTTTAGGTGTTGAGATCATGTCGGTAGCCCTATATATCCTGGTCGGAATCCGTAAGAAGGACCCTGCGTCCAACGAAGCTGCGCTCAAATACTTTCTGATGGGCGCCTTCTCCACGGGGTTTTTATTGTTTGGTATCGCTTTATTATATGGCGCAACGGGTTCGTTTGACCTGAGCGAGATTAAGGCCTACGTGGTTAATAACCCGCAGGCGGTCTCCCCATTATTCTATGGCGGGATCTTGTTGCTGATTATAGGGCTGACCTTTAAGGTGGGGGCTGCACCTTTTCATTTTTGGACACCGGATGTCTATGATGGTGCGCCTATTCTGATCACCAGCTACATGAGTACTGTTGTTAAGGTAGCGTCTTTTGCGGGCTTGTTGCGCTTATTCAGTTACAGCCTATTGCCCCTGCAGGACTTTTGGACGCCTATCTTTTTAATTATTGCCATTATTACCCTGTTTGTCGGTAATATTTCGGCCTTAATGCAATCGTCTTTTAAGCGTATGCTAGCTTACTCAAGTATATCCCATGCAGGCTACATGCTGTTTGCTATTATCGCTATTGGTGCTACATCAGCTAGCAGTGTTTTTGCTTATGGACTAGCTTATTCGCTTGCCACCATTGTCGCATTTACGGGGCTTATCCTAGTTAAGAAAACGACAGGATCGGAACATTTCGAAGCTTTCAACGGTTTAGGTAAACGGAACCCCATGCTGGCATTGGCCATAACGGTCGCTATGCTTTCGCTTGCGGGCATACCATTGACTGCAGGCTTTATTGGGAAGTTCATGATGTTTTCGGGAGTAATGGAAGACTATCATATCGTATTGCTGGTGCTGGCGGTGATCAATGCTGCCATTGCGGTTTATTATTATCTGAAGGTCGTTGTGGCGATGTATTTTCGGGATAGCGATGAGTCTTGTGTCAACGTGCAATGGAATTACTCTGTTGTCCTGCTGCTCGCAGTGGGCTTAACCATTCTAATTGGCGTGTATCCGGACTGCCTTTTAACGCTAATATGA